In Mastomys coucha isolate ucsf_1 unplaced genomic scaffold, UCSF_Mcou_1 pScaffold5, whole genome shotgun sequence, one genomic interval encodes:
- the LOC116077390 gene encoding vomeronasal type-1 receptor 4-like: NAIVVNDRMDSKNLTIVVIFILQCFVGILRNFSLLSFYLMLCYNKHSLKPIDLIFMNIFIANLFIIFSRSLLQTMETFGMEVFFNVCVCKFLLYTERVGRSVSICTICLLSVFQAITISPSDSCLNGLKVKVPKCINLSIFLCWVLYLGVNMILPMYAYIKWNSHNVTYKKALKYCFSIGHDEFTGLFFIAFFVFPEMLFAILIVWSGSLMVVILYRHKQRVQHIHRTYASTRTSPESRATKSILVLVSIFICFYSLSSILQGCVALFCNSGWWLINITSIISLCFPILGPFVVSHDTALPRFSLSWIRNTGRP; this comes from the coding sequence AATGCAATTGTGGTTAATGACAGGATGGATTCCAAAAATCTGACAATAGTAGTAATATTTATCCTTCAATGTTTTGTGGGAATTCTGAGaaatttctctcttctatctttctaCTTAATGCTTTGTTATAATAAACACTCATTAAAACCAATTGATTTGATTTTCATGAACATTTTCATAGCCAACTTGTTCATCATTTTCTCTAGAAGTTTGCTACAGACAATGGAAACTTTTGGGATGGAAGTGTTCTTCAATGTCTGTGTTTGCAAATTCCTTTTGTATACTGAAAGAGTTGGCAGAAGTGTTTCCATTTGTACCATCTGTCTCTTGAGTGTCTTCCAGGCCATCACCATCAGTCCCAGTGACTCCTGCCTTAATGGTCTTAAAGTAAAAGTTCCAAAGTGCATCAACCTTTCTATTTTCCTATGCTGGGTCCTCTATTTGGGAGTAAATATGATTTTAccaatgtatgcatatattaagTGGAACAGCCATAATGTGACATataaaaaagctttaaaatactGCTTTAGCATAGGTCATGATGAATTTACAGGCTTGTTTTTTATAGCATTTTTTGTTTTCCCTGAAATGTTGTTTGCTATCCTTATTGTCTGGTCTGGGAGCTTAATGGTGGTCATTTTGTATAGGCACAAGCAGAGGGTTCAACACATCCACCGCACTTATGCTTCCACCAGAACATCACCTGAATCAAGAGCCACTAAGAGCATTCTGGTGCTAGTGTCaatctttatttgcttttattctctctcctccatcttaCAAGGTTGTGTTGCTCTTTTTTGCAATTCTGGCTGGTGGTTGATAAACATCACAAGCatcatttctctgtgtttccctaTTTTGGGTCCCTTTGTGGTGAGCCATGACACTGCTTTGCCTAGATTCAGCTTATCCTGGataagaaatacaggaagacCGTAA